Part of the Halopseudomonas maritima genome, CATCATCGAATAGGAGATACCGCATGGGCGAAGCGAGCTGGGTGGAATGGCTGGTTGCGGCGCTGCTGCTGACCGGTAGCCTGTTTGCGCTGGTGGGAGCAATCGGCTTGTGCAAGTTGCCGGACTTTTTCATGCGTTTGCATGGGCCGACCAAGGCGACCACGCTGGGCGTTGGCTCGCTGGTGGTGGGGTCGATGGTGTATTTCAGTGTGCAGGGTGGGGCGCCGAGCCTGCATGAGCTGCTGATCACCTTCTTCCTGTTTATCACCGCCCCGGTCAGCGCCAACATGCTGGCCAAGGCCGCGATGCACGAAAAGTTGCGCCGCGAAGCACGCACCCGCGGCGAACCCTGGGATCAGTAAGGGCACAGCAGGCTGTGCCCGGGCGCGCTCAGGCCGTAGCTGGCTGCGCCTTGATCCGCGGAAAGCCAAACACAATGGCCAGTACAGCCATCAAACCCAGCAGCCAGCAGTAGTGCACCTGAGTGATCAGGGCCAGCGGTGACAGCGCGGCCAGCGAGCCAGCCAGCAGGATTTGCGCGCCGTAGGGTATCAGGCCCTGCACGACGCAGGAGAAGATATCCAGCAGGCTGGCACTGCGTCTTGGGTCGACCTCATAATGCTGCGCCAGGTCCTTGGCGACACTGCCACTGATGATGATAGCGACGGTGTTGTTAGCTACAAACAGGTTGGTCGCGGCCACCAAGCCGGCGATACCGGTCTCGCCACTGCGCCGCCCAGCGTTGCGTGCGGTCAGCGCCTGAATACGTTCACGCAGCCAGTCCAGCCCGCCTTCCTGCTTCATGATGGCCGACAGGCCGCCAATCAGCATCGACAGCACCATGATTTCCAGCATGCCGGCAAAGCCCTGGTAGATATCGTTGCCGTAGGTGGCCAGTGCGTACTCCGGTTGGATCAGCATGCCGGTCACGCCGGACAGGATGATGCCGGTCATCAGTACGATCATTACATCCAGGCCGCACAACGCCAGTACCAGGACCGCCAGATAAGGCAGCACCAACCAGGGGTTGAAGTCTGCGGCCACCGGTTCTGCGCTGGTGTCGCCCAGTACAAACAGCAGTACTAGCGTCAGCAGCATGGCCGGCAGGGCGATAGCCAGGTTGAGGCGGAACTTGTCGCGCATGCCCACGCCCTGGGTGCGGGTGGCGGCAATGGTGGTATCGGAGATGATCGACAGGTTGTCGCCTGCCATCGCTCCACCGATCACCGCTCCCATTGCCAGCGGTAGCGAGAGGCCGGTCACCTCGGCAAAGCCCATGGCAATCGGTACCAGCGCGCCGATGGTGCCCATGGAGGTACCCATGGCGGTAGAGATAAACACAGCAATAACGAAGAGTCCGGGCAGGATCAGGCTGGGCGGCAGGATACTCAACCCCATGTTGACGGTGGCATCAACGCCGCCAATGGCCTTGGTGACGCTGGAGAAGGCACCGGCCAGCAGAAACACCAGCGCCATGGTGATGATGTTGCGGTCACCGATGCCGGCAACAAAGGTTTGCAGGTTGTCACGATAGCTTGGTTTGGCCAGCAGCAGGCCAAGGATGATAGCCGGCAGAATCGCGACCGGCGCCTTGATTTGATAGAAGGCGAACTCGGTGCCAGCCAGGCTGTAGTAAATGCCGCTGCCAAGGAAGATCAGCAGAAACAGCAGCAGAGGCAACAGCGCAACTGCTCGAGGTTGAGTGGGTGCTTGCATGAAAAGGGTCTCTGTATAACGAACAATGCCGTCGTATCGACGGCAACGTGCAGTATTTTAGCAGAGACCTGCCGGCCGCCGAAGGCAGCCGGTCGGCATTGGAGTGCTAGGGCGCCAGGGCGATGTTGGAAGCAGGGTTGCGCGGGGTAATGTTGATGACCACGCGGCGGTTCCGCTCACGGCCTTCTGGGGTGCCGTTATCGGCACGGGGTGCACTTTCACCTTCGCTGCGAAGTTGCATGTTGTGACGGCTGACGCCACCCAGTTGCAATACGCTGGCGACGGCCTGAGCGCGCTCCATGCTGAGTTGCTGGTTGAGGCTGTCATCGCCATGGCTGTCGCTATGACCGGTGACTTCGATATTACTGTCAGTGGCACCGCGCAGCACCTTGGCTACGCGCGATAGCGGAACCAGACCGGAGGGCAGCAGCAGGGTGCGTTTGGGGTGGAAGTTGCCGTTGACCGGAATGGTCAGGCGGATCTCTTCACCGTTGTTTTCGATTTCATACTGCTCTTCCAGAGCGATAGCAGTCAGTTCGGCCATATGCAGCTGAGCCCAGGGAGTGGCCTCGGGAGTGGGCGGAGCAGCCGGGGCTGGTTTCGTGCTTGCGCAACCGGTGACGAACAGACAGCCTAGCAGGGACAAGGCAGAAATCAGTTTCATTATTGATTATCCATACATGCAACGGGAACAAAATGCCGCCTGGCTAGGGTCTGTTACCGATGTCTGCCGGAAAATGGCTCCGGCCCTTCAGGCTGCGCTTGTAAGCAGAGAAAAACAAAACGGCATCAGGCGCTAACCGCAAGCGCTTCACTGCGGCACAGAGTAGCATTGGCTTGTGCGTTTGTGACCTGCCGTATGTCATGATTTGTGCCGTATTTAAAGGAGTTCACAGATTGAAAGCTATTCGTTGGCGCGGGGCGCTGCTCGCGGTTCCATTGTTGTTGGGTGGTTGTAGCCTGTTTCAGGGATTTACGACGAATCAGGAGCAGCGCTTCAGCGGCTTGTTGGAACGCTCCGGGCAGGCGTTTGTGCTGCGCGAATGCGGCAGTCAGCAGGTGCTGGCGGTGCAGTCAACCGAGGCGTTGGATGCGCTTTGGCAGCAAACGGCGCAAACCGGCCAAACGGCGATTTTTATCGAGATGATGGCCCGTCAGGGGGAGGCGCTGTTGCCGGGAGAGGTCCTGCGCATGCAGTCCCACGGGCGCGGGTGTGCCGACCAGTCGGCAGCGGCTGCCCAGTGGGTTGCGCTGGGCTATCGGCCTGGCTGGCAGGCAACCCTGGATAACCAGGGGCTGACCCGCAGCGAGCCGGACCATCGCTTGCCAGCGGATTCGGTGATGGTGGAATACCTGCCTGACGGTTCGCTGAATGCGGCCTCGTTGCCGGCTCAGCGGGTGCAGCTGTGGCTTTACCCGCAGGCCTGTCAGGAGCCGGTCAGTGGCGACTATTTTCATATGCGCGCCACCCTGGTGGTGGATGGTGAGCAGCGCAGCGGCTGCGCCTATCGCGGCCGCCAGCCGACGGGTCAGCCGCCGAGGTAGGCCTTGCGCACCTCGGGGTTGGCCAGCAGGGCGTCGCCGCTGTCTTCCAGCACAATATGACCGTGCTCCATCACATAGCCACGATCAGCCAGCTTGAGTGCCTGGTTGGCGTTTTGCTCGACCAGGAACACGGTAACGCCTTGCTGGCGCAACTGCTCGATGATGTCGAAAATCTGCTGAATGATGATGGGTGCCAGCCCCAGTGACGGCTCGTCAAGCAGCAGCAAACGCGGCTTGCTCATCAGCGCGCGGCCGATGGCGAGCATCTGTTGCTCACCGCCAGACATGGTGCCGGCCCGCTGGGCAAACCGCTCCTTCAGGCGCGGAAACAGTGTCAGCACGGTATCCATCTGCACCTGCCGGGTTTCCTTGTCGCTGAAAAAACCGCCCATGCTGAGGTTCTCTTCCACTGTCAGGCGCGAGAACACGCGTCGGCCTTCAGGCACGATGGCGATATCCTTGCGCATGATCTGGGCGGTGGTCAGCCCGGTCAGCTCTTCGCCTTCATAGCGGATGCTGCCGGTGGTGGCCCGTGGGTCACCGCACAGGGTCATCAGCAGCGTGGTCTTGCCGGCGCCGTTGGCGCCGATCAGGGTGACAATTTCGCCGCGCTGGACCTCCAGGTTCACCTCGTGCAGGGCCTGAATCTTGCCGTAGTGGGTTGATACGTTCTTCATGTACAGCATGACAGGCAATCCTCAGGTTTCACCCAGATAGGCTTTGATGACGTCCGGGTTCTGCTTGATCTCATCCGGTGTGCCGGCGGCCAGCGGGCGGCCCTGGTTGATCACCACGATGCGGTCAGAAATGCTCATGACCAGCTTCATATCGTGTTCGATCAACAGCACGGTGATCTGGTGCTGGTCGCGCAATTCGCTGATCAGCTCCTTGAGGTCATCGGTTTCCCGCGGGTTGAGGCCGGCAGCCGGCTCATCCAGCATCAGCAGCTTGGGTTGGGTCACCATGCAGCGGGCAATCTCCAGCCTGCGCTGCTGACCGTAGGCCAGGGTGTTGGCGGGGCGGTTGGCAAAGGCGTGCAGGTCAACGCGGTCCAGCCAGTAGGCGGCGCGCTCCAGTGCTTCCTGTTCGCTGCGCCGGTAGCCTGGAGTCTTGAACAGGCCGGCCAGCAGATTGGTATTCATGTGCTGGTGCTGGGCAACCAGCAGGTTTTCCACCACGGTCATTTCCTTGAACAGGCGAACGTGTTGGAAGGTGCGGATCATGCCGCGCCGGGCCACCTTGAAGCCGGGCATACCCTGAATTTCGCGGCCGTCAAAGACAATCTTGCCGCCGCTCGGCTTGTAGAAGCCGGTCAGGCAGTTGAATACCGTGGTCTTGCCGGCGCCGTTGGGGCCGATCATGGAAACGATTTGCCCGGGCTCGACACTCAGGTGTACGCCGTCCACGGCCAGCAGGCCGCCAAAGCGCATGGTCAGGCCCGATACATCCAGAAGGGGGCGGCTCATGTACGTAACTCCAGGTGCGGGCGGCTCATCGGCAGCAGACCCTGCGGTCGCCAGATCATCATCAGCACCATCATCAGGCCGAACAGCAGCATGCGGTACTCATCAAACTCGCGGGCCATTTCCGGCAGGATGGTCATGATGATCGCGGCGAGGATTACCCCGACCTGCGAGCCCATGCCGCCCAGTACCACAATGGCGAGAATGATCGCCGATTCGATAAAGGTGAAGGATTCCGGGCTGATAAAGCCCTGGCGTGCGGCGAAGAAGCAGCCAGCAAAGCCGGCAAAGGTGGCGCCAATGGTGAAGGCGCTGAGTTTTACCGCGGTGGGGTTGATGCCCAGCGCACGGCAGGCGATCTCATCTTCGCGCAAGGCTTCCCAGGCGCGACCGATCGGCATGCGCAGCAGGCGGTTGATCACAAACAGGGTGATCAGTACCAGCAGCAGGGCTAGCAGATACAGGAAGATGATG contains:
- a CDS encoding Na+/H+ antiporter NhaC family protein, with amino-acid sequence MQAPTQPRAVALLPLLLFLLIFLGSGIYYSLAGTEFAFYQIKAPVAILPAIILGLLLAKPSYRDNLQTFVAGIGDRNIITMALVFLLAGAFSSVTKAIGGVDATVNMGLSILPPSLILPGLFVIAVFISTAMGTSMGTIGALVPIAMGFAEVTGLSLPLAMGAVIGGAMAGDNLSIISDTTIAATRTQGVGMRDKFRLNLAIALPAMLLTLVLLFVLGDTSAEPVAADFNPWLVLPYLAVLVLALCGLDVMIVLMTGIILSGVTGMLIQPEYALATYGNDIYQGFAGMLEIMVLSMLIGGLSAIMKQEGGLDWLRERIQALTARNAGRRSGETGIAGLVAATNLFVANNTVAIIISGSVAKDLAQHYEVDPRRSASLLDIFSCVVQGLIPYGAQILLAGSLAALSPLALITQVHYCWLLGLMAVLAIVFGFPRIKAQPATA
- a CDS encoding Na+/H+ antiporter subunit G is translated as MGEASWVEWLVAALLLTGSLFALVGAIGLCKLPDFFMRLHGPTKATTLGVGSLVVGSMVYFSVQGGAPSLHELLITFFLFITAPVSANMLAKAAMHEKLRREARTRGEPWDQ
- a CDS encoding ATP-binding cassette domain-containing protein, giving the protein MLYMKNVSTHYGKIQALHEVNLEVQRGEIVTLIGANGAGKTTLLMTLCGDPRATTGSIRYEGEELTGLTTAQIMRKDIAIVPEGRRVFSRLTVEENLSMGGFFSDKETRQVQMDTVLTLFPRLKERFAQRAGTMSGGEQQMLAIGRALMSKPRLLLLDEPSLGLAPIIIQQIFDIIEQLRQQGVTVFLVEQNANQALKLADRGYVMEHGHIVLEDSGDALLANPEVRKAYLGG
- a CDS encoding OmpA family protein; translation: MAELTAIALEEQYEIENNGEEIRLTIPVNGNFHPKRTLLLPSGLVPLSRVAKVLRGATDSNIEVTGHSDSHGDDSLNQQLSMERAQAVASVLQLGGVSRHNMQLRSEGESAPRADNGTPEGRERNRRVVINITPRNPASNIALAP
- the livG gene encoding high-affinity branched-chain amino acid ABC transporter ATP-binding protein LivG, which gives rise to MSRPLLDVSGLTMRFGGLLAVDGVHLSVEPGQIVSMIGPNGAGKTTVFNCLTGFYKPSGGKIVFDGREIQGMPGFKVARRGMIRTFQHVRLFKEMTVVENLLVAQHQHMNTNLLAGLFKTPGYRRSEQEALERAAYWLDRVDLHAFANRPANTLAYGQQRRLEIARCMVTQPKLLMLDEPAAGLNPRETDDLKELISELRDQHQITVLLIEHDMKLVMSISDRIVVINQGRPLAAGTPDEIKQNPDVIKAYLGET